One window from the genome of Faecalibacterium sp. HTF-F encodes:
- a CDS encoding sodium ion-translocating decarboxylase subunit beta, with product MNFLNTFASLFSNFGNLTWQMVVMWAIGALLIYLAIAKKMEPSLLLPMGFGAILVNLPLSGAITQGDTVGPISALFDAGMSNELFPLLLFIGIGAMIDFGPLLEKPWLMLFGAAAQFGIFFTLFLAGFFFDLKDAASIAVIGAADGPTAIFVANTLNSQYLGAIMVAAYSYMALVPIVQPPVIRLLTTKKERLIRMPYEKGSVTQLTKILFPIVVTIIAGIVAPASVALVGFLMFGNLLRECGVLNVLSETAQNVLANLITIVLGLTVAGQMTADKFVRPDTLLILALGLVAFVFDTAGGVLFAKLLNLFLPEGKKLNPMIGAAGISAFPMSGRVVNKMGLEEDSQNFLLMYSISVNVSGQIASVIAGGLILTLMT from the coding sequence ATGAACTTTCTGAACACATTCGCAAGTCTGTTTTCCAACTTTGGAAACCTGACATGGCAGATGGTGGTGATGTGGGCCATCGGTGCGCTGCTCATTTACCTTGCCATCGCCAAAAAAATGGAGCCGAGCCTGCTTTTACCCATGGGCTTTGGTGCCATTCTGGTCAATCTGCCCCTGTCGGGTGCCATTACGCAGGGCGATACGGTAGGACCAATTTCCGCTCTGTTTGATGCGGGCATGTCCAACGAGCTGTTCCCGCTGCTGCTCTTCATCGGCATTGGTGCCATGATCGATTTTGGCCCGTTGCTGGAAAAGCCGTGGCTGATGCTCTTTGGTGCGGCGGCACAGTTCGGTATCTTTTTCACCTTGTTTCTGGCAGGCTTCTTCTTTGACCTGAAGGATGCCGCCTCCATTGCTGTCATCGGTGCAGCGGACGGCCCCACTGCCATCTTTGTGGCAAACACCCTCAACTCCCAGTATCTCGGTGCCATCATGGTGGCAGCCTACAGCTACATGGCCCTGGTGCCCATCGTGCAGCCGCCCGTTATCCGGCTGCTGACCACCAAAAAGGAGCGCCTCATCCGGATGCCTTATGAAAAAGGCAGCGTTACCCAGCTGACCAAGATCCTGTTCCCCATCGTCGTGACCATCATTGCGGGCATAGTCGCCCCTGCCAGTGTGGCACTGGTGGGCTTTTTGATGTTCGGCAACCTGCTGCGGGAGTGCGGCGTGTTGAACGTGCTCAGCGAGACCGCACAGAATGTGCTGGCAAACCTGATCACCATCGTGCTGGGCCTGACCGTTGCCGGGCAGATGACCGCAGACAAGTTCGTCCGGCCCGACACGCTGCTGATCCTTGCACTGGGTCTGGTGGCCTTCGTCTTTGATACCGCAGGCGGCGTGCTGTTTGCAAAGCTGCTGAATCTTTTCCTGCCCGAAGGCAAAAAGCTGAACCCGATGATCGGTGCCGCCGGCATCTCGGCTTTCCCCATGAGCGGCCGCGTCGTCAACAAGATGGGTCTGGAAGAGGACAGCCAGAATTTCCTGCTGATGTATTCCATCAGCGTCAATGTTTCGGGGCAGATCGCATCCGTCATTGCAGGCGGTCTCATCTTGACCCTGATGACTTAA